Genomic DNA from Pirellulales bacterium:
AAACGAGGCGACCATGAACACGATCAGACCCAATGGCTGCACGAACGCATTCCATACACCGGTCGTCGCTTGATCGGAAATAATCCGGTCCAGCCTGAGCGTGCCGCTCGCGAGCACCACGCCGAGAATGCCCAGCCCGAGTGGGATTTCGTAGGCGATCAACTGGGCGCTCGACCGCAAGCCGCCGAGGAAGCTGTATTTGTTGTTGCTCGCCCAGCCCCCAAGAATGACGCCATATACAGCGATGCTCGACAAACCGAACACGTAGATCAGGCCGACGTCGATGTTCGGCGCGACCACCAGCGGCACTGGATCGGGCAAGCCTTGAATCCCCAGCGGCGGCAACACGCTGCCAAACGGGATCACCGCGAAGATCGCCAGCGCTGCCGACATGATGATCACCGGTGCGAGCGCGTACAGGGCCCTATCGACTTGCCCCGGCGTATAGTCTTCCTTGAAGATGAATTTCAGACCGTCGGCCAGCGGCTGACCGAGACCGAACAGGCGGATTTTCGTGAGCGGTATGCCGACGCGGTTCGGCCCGCGGCGATCCTGAATCCAAGCCGCCATCCAGCGCTCGACGAGCACGAGATACGCCGCAGCAGTCATCAGCCCGCCGATGAGCAGGGCAATCTTGATCAGGGCGGCGAAGAAAGTGGCGGTGAGCATGAACATCGAGCCTTTTACGTAGCCCAGGCGTTCACGCCTGGGTTGTCGAATCAAACAATCTTTTTTCAGCCCCGTTCACGGGCTTTCAATTCGTGCGGCTTTAGCCCCTGAAGGGGCAAGGTTTTCGGTGGCCCGGCGGCCCAGGCATAAATGCCTGGGCTACATAAAAACTTGACCTCTGATTTTGATTTGTCGAACGCTTGGACGCCCGTTATGTGGCGCTTGCCAACAAACTGACTTTCAAATCGACTCCGACCGGCGGGACTTCGTCCCCAGCGGCGGCAAAATAGCCGATGTTGGCGGCGATTTCGCTTAGCACCGTGCGCGGATTGTACAAGCCGCGCATTCCAAGCATCCGCCAATACAAATGCCCCTCGATCCAAACGCCGGCCGGCGGCCGGATCGCCCATTCGAATGATTGCAGCCGGTCGGCGAAATTCACATACGAACCGGACCGCTCGGCGAACGAGGCGCCCGGCAGTTGATAAGTCGCCCGCTGCCAGAGCGGCGAATCGAACAAGTCCTGAACGATCAACAATCGCTCGCCGGCGAGCCGCTCGGCCGTCGCATCGTCGATCCAAGGTTCGCGATACCCGCCGGCGACCCACACGGCCTGAATCTTTTCCGCGTCGAGTTGGTCGAGCATTTCGTCGAACGTCATCACAGCGCCGGAAAAGTCTTTGAGCACGGCCTCGACGCCGCGGCGATTCGGGCATTTCTCGGCATGGATCGTGAAACCGCTGGCGAACCGTTCATCCTCGCCGGCCATCGGCACCGGCCCGAGCGCGAGTGGGGCTTCCGGATCGTATTGGCGCACCAGCTTCGCCAATAGATACGCTTCCTCGACCGTCTGGTGCGGCGAAATCACCGCCGCCAACCGCCCCGCCTTCGTCAAGCGAGCGTCCAATTCAGCCGGAATCACCGACCAATCGACATTCACATAACCGGTCGCCTCGTGCCGACGGGCCTCGACCAGCCGCTCCGGGTGGTGAACGTGATGGTAGCCGTAGCGCCCTTCGTCGCACATCCACCATTTGTTGATGAATGGATTCTCGCGAGGGCGGAGGCGATAAACCGTGTCTTGATTCTCGTCGACCAGAATCGAGCAGCCGGTCGAACAGCCGGCGCAAACGCCCGGATGGCTCTGCATGAACCAGACCCGCTGCGTGTAGAGGAAATCCTTGTCTCCCAGCGCTCCGACCGGGCAGAGATCGACCACATTGCCCGACATCTTGTTCGCCAGCGGATGGCCTGGGAAGACGTCGATCTCTTCGTGGCTGCCGCGGTTGATGACCAAAAGCTCTTTCGTGCCGCTGATCTCGCGCGTGAAGCGCACGCAACGGCTGCACATCACGCAGCGATCGACGAACAGCGTCACTGTCTCGCCCAACTCGCGGCGGCGGCTGCTGAAGGGGCGGATGTCGGCCCGGCGCTGGTTCTGGCCATGCTTGAAGTGATAGTCTTGCAGCAGGCATTCGCCGGCCTTGTCGCAGATCGGGCAATCGATCGGGTGATCGATCAGCAAGTCTTCTTCCACCCGAGCGCGGCTCTGCTTGACCGCTTCGCTATTGGTGACGAACACGATTCCGGCCTTGGCGGGCGTTTGGCAGGCGGGGACGAGCTTGGGGATCATCGTGATCGCGCCAGTTTCCGGATGGCGGCTGCCGGTTTCGACGAGGCACATTCGGCAGCTTGCGACCACGGTCAGCCCCGGATGCCAACAGTAATACGGTATCTCGACGCCGGCCCGGCGAGCCGCCTGAATGCCATTCAAGCGCTCGTTGTCGCCGACTTCGACTTCTTTGCCGTCGATTAGCACGATTCCCATGTAATTCCTACTCGATCGGTATGCCGGGGGCGACCGCAGATGGACGCAGATGAACGCAGATCATCGCGGATGACGACGATTGATTCTGAGTGGAAAAGGAAACCAAAAATCCAACGATTCCGAGCGCGTATCGCGGCCAGACTGATTCGAAGTTGAAATCCCTCTCCTGCATTTCTGGCCTCCGCATAAGAAACCTCCGCAATCTGCGCCAATCCGCGTTAATCAGCGTCCATCTGCGGTCGACCTCGTCAATGGGCCGCAAGGATCGGCAGGGCATTAACCGCGTCGGTGACGTTGTATCCCGTGGGGTTGGTGCGTTTGATGTAATCTTCGAACTCGCCGCGGAATTTCCGGATCGCGTTCTTCATCGGCCAGGCCGCGCCGTCCGCCAGCCCGCAGATCGTCGTGCCGGGGATGATGCCGATCGAATCGGCGATTTCCAGCAGCAGGTCGAGGTCGCGGAGCCGGCCGCGGCCGGCCTTGATGCGTTCGAGCATCCGCAGCGCCCAAGCCGTTCCTTCGCGGCATGGAGTGCATTGGCCGCAGCTTTCGTGCTGGAAGAAGCGGCAACTGTTGTGCAGAAAATCGACGATCGAGACGGTCTCGTCGAGCACGACGACCGCGGCGGTCCCCAGGCCGAGGCAGCCGACCTTGCCCGGCCCGGCGAAATCGAGCGGCGTGTCGAGTTCGTCGGCCGACAACAGGCCCATGCTGATCCCGCCGGGGATCGCGGCCTTCGCCTTCCGCCCTTTCCAAACGCCGCCGCCGTATTCGTCGATCAACTGCCGGCAGGTGATCCCCAGCGGGGCCTCGTAGCAGCCGGGCTTGTTCACGTGACCGCTCAGGCAATAAAGCTTGGGCCCGTAGCTCCCCGGATCGCGCGGGTTCTTCGGATCCGCCGGCACTCCGATCGACTTGAACCACTCCGCCCCGCGGCGGGCGATGTGCGTGACGCAAGCGACCGTCTCGATGTTGTTCACGACCGTCGGCTTGCGGAATAGCCCTTCGACGGCCGGAAACGGCGGCTTGATCCGCGGCCACGCCCGTTTACCCTCGAGGCTCTCGATCAGGCCCGTCTCCTCGCCGCAGATATAAGCGGCCGCGCCGCGATGGAGGTAGATATCGAGCGAGAATTGGGTGCCGAGAATGTTCTTTCCCAAGTAGCCGGCGGCATAACATTCGTCGATCGCGGCCTGCAGGCGCTCGTAGCTGAGCGGATACTCGAAGCGAAGGTAGATATACGCAGTGGTGGCCCGCGTGGCGTAGCAGGAGATGATGGTTCCTTCGAGCACCTGATGCGGGTCGTCTTCCATTAGGATGCGGTTGTTGAACGTGCCCGGCTCGCTCTCATCCGCGTTGATGCACATATAGATCGGGCCGGGATGGTCCTTGGGCAGGAAGGTCCATTTCAGCCCGGTGGGAAACCCGGCCCCGCCGCGACCGCGGAGATTGCTCTGCTTGACCAGCTCGGTCGTCGCCGGAGGCGTCATCTCCGTCAGCACCTTGCGCAGCGCCGCGTAGCCGCCGGCAGCTTCATACGCGGCCAGCGTATGGCTGTTCGGCTTTCCGACGTTGGCGAGGAGGACGGGTTCGAAAGTGGGCATCGGGTTTGGGCACGCGGAGCGCACCTACTACGGTTGTCCGTTCGTGCCGCGGCATTGCTCGAGGAATGCGTCGGCTTTTTCGGGTGTCAGGTCTTTGTGCAATGTCTGATTGGCCAACATGCAGGGGGCGAATTCGCAGGCTCCGAGACACTCGGCGAATTCGAGCGTCAGCTTGCCATCGGCCGTTGTTTGTCCCGGTTGAACACCCGCCTTGTGGCAAAGATGTTCCAGAATCTCTTCACCGCCGCGCAATGCGCAGCTCACCGAGCGGCAAATCCAGGCCCGGGTCTTGCCGTGCGGGCGGTCCTGCTTGAAGAGCCCGTAGAACGAGAGCGTGTCTTGTACTTCGGCGGGCGCCAGTTCGAGCAACTCGGCAATCTCCTCGACGGCCGCCAACGGCACGTACCGCAAACGCTCGTTCACAATGTGTAGCGCTGGCAGGGTGACCGCTTGCCGAGTCGGATAGCGCGGAAAATACGCCTTGATGGCGGCAACCATTTCGTCGGTCAAGATACGTTCGGCGGTGGCCATGCTCTTTTAGCGGTCCAATTCCGCCGCGATGATGTTCAGGCTCCCCAGCACGGCTACGATGTCGCTCAGCGTGTGGCCGCGGATCAAATCCGGGAACAAGGCAAAGTGGATGAACGAAGGCGGGCGGCAGCGGGCTCGCCAAGCCACGTCGGTGCCGTTTCCCACGAGATAAAAGCCCAGCTCGCCGTTGGGGGCCTCGATCGCCGAATAGCACTCGTCGTGCGGCACATTGAACCCGCGGTTGCTCATCTCCAGCTCGAAGTGCGAGATCGTCCCTTCGATCGTCGAATAGACCATGCGCTTGTTCGGCAGCGCCGTCCGCTCGCCGATCGCCACGTTGATCGGCCCCGACGGCAGGTTCTCGATCGCCTGCGCCACGATCCGCAGGCTCTCCCGCATCTCGCCCATGCGAACAAGATAGCGGGCGTAGCAATCTCCCGCCTTCGCGCAACAGATCTGGAAATCGAAATCGGCATACGGCAGTTGCGGCTGCGGCTCGTCCTTGCGGAGATCGCGAGTCACTCCGCTGGCGCGAGCGACCGGCCCGCTGGCGCTGCGATTGATCGCTTGGTCCTTCGAGAGCACGCCGACTCCCTTGGTGCGATCGATGAAGATCCGATTGCGGTTCAAGAGCCGCTCCATGTCGTCGAGCGTCTTGGGGAAGTTCTTGACGAACGCCCTCACCTTCTCGACCACC
This window encodes:
- the nuoD gene encoding NADH dehydrogenase (quinone) subunit D; amino-acid sequence: MAIAPTNPEMLQDESKDYVWTLNFGPQHPATHTTLRLVLKLDGERVIDALPDIGYLHSGFEKLGESLDYNQYVTVTDRMNYISPMSNNVAWHGAVEKLLGIELPKRAQYIRVIIAELSRISDHLLCNGAAGLDTGAFTYFMYAFYQREVLYDIFETLCGARFTNSYTRVGGLMYDMTPLVVEKVRAFVKNFPKTLDDMERLLNRNRIFIDRTKGVGVLSKDQAINRSASGPVARASGVTRDLRKDEPQPQLPYADFDFQICCAKAGDCYARYLVRMGEMRESLRIVAQAIENLPSGPINVAIGERTALPNKRMVYSTIEGTISHFELEMSNRGFNVPHDECYSAIEAPNGELGFYLVGNGTDVAWRARCRPPSFIHFALFPDLIRGHTLSDIVAVLGSLNIIAAELDR
- a CDS encoding 2Fe-2S iron-sulfur cluster-binding protein gives rise to the protein MGIVLIDGKEVEVGDNERLNGIQAARRAGVEIPYYCWHPGLTVVASCRMCLVETGSRHPETGAITMIPKLVPACQTPAKAGIVFVTNSEAVKQSRARVEEDLLIDHPIDCPICDKAGECLLQDYHFKHGQNQRRADIRPFSSRRRELGETVTLFVDRCVMCSRCVRFTREISGTKELLVINRGSHEEIDVFPGHPLANKMSGNVVDLCPVGALGDKDFLYTQRVWFMQSHPGVCAGCSTGCSILVDENQDTVYRLRPRENPFINKWWMCDEGRYGYHHVHHPERLVEARRHEATGYVNVDWSVIPAELDARLTKAGRLAAVISPHQTVEEAYLLAKLVRQYDPEAPLALGPVPMAGEDERFASGFTIHAEKCPNRRGVEAVLKDFSGAVMTFDEMLDQLDAEKIQAVWVAGGYREPWIDDATAERLAGERLLIVQDLFDSPLWQRATYQLPGASFAERSGSYVNFADRLQSFEWAIRPPAGVWIEGHLYWRMLGMRGLYNPRTVLSEIAANIGYFAAAGDEVPPVGVDLKVSLLASAT
- the nuoH gene encoding NADH-quinone oxidoreductase subunit NuoH encodes the protein MLTATFFAALIKIALLIGGLMTAAAYLVLVERWMAAWIQDRRGPNRVGIPLTKIRLFGLGQPLADGLKFIFKEDYTPGQVDRALYALAPVIIMSAALAIFAVIPFGSVLPPLGIQGLPDPVPLVVAPNIDVGLIYVFGLSSIAVYGVILGGWASNNKYSFLGGLRSSAQLIAYEIPLGLGILGVVLASGTLRLDRIISDQATTGVWNAFVQPLGLIVFMVASFAEAARLPFDLPEAEQELIGGYHTEYSGMKLLLFLIAEFLHMLTAAFLIVILFLGGWHFWGLTGSANDVTWPIAILRIIVLGVKVLGVILFFMVVRWSWPRFRFDQLMALAWKVMLPLGLVNLVTIAVLLEYRGPLARAIGTDSMWVPAAISWIVMVLAWALAGLTAPLATDNRPRSEISPWDSEFELRD
- a CDS encoding NAD(P)H-dependent oxidoreductase subunit E, with the protein product MATAERILTDEMVAAIKAYFPRYPTRQAVTLPALHIVNERLRYVPLAAVEEIAELLELAPAEVQDTLSFYGLFKQDRPHGKTRAWICRSVSCALRGGEEILEHLCHKAGVQPGQTTADGKLTLEFAECLGACEFAPCMLANQTLHKDLTPEKADAFLEQCRGTNGQP
- the nuoF gene encoding NADH-quinone oxidoreductase subunit NuoF, translating into MPTFEPVLLANVGKPNSHTLAAYEAAGGYAALRKVLTEMTPPATTELVKQSNLRGRGGAGFPTGLKWTFLPKDHPGPIYMCINADESEPGTFNNRILMEDDPHQVLEGTIISCYATRATTAYIYLRFEYPLSYERLQAAIDECYAAGYLGKNILGTQFSLDIYLHRGAAAYICGEETGLIESLEGKRAWPRIKPPFPAVEGLFRKPTVVNNIETVACVTHIARRGAEWFKSIGVPADPKNPRDPGSYGPKLYCLSGHVNKPGCYEAPLGITCRQLIDEYGGGVWKGRKAKAAIPGGISMGLLSADELDTPLDFAGPGKVGCLGLGTAAVVVLDETVSIVDFLHNSCRFFQHESCGQCTPCREGTAWALRMLERIKAGRGRLRDLDLLLEIADSIGIIPGTTICGLADGAAWPMKNAIRKFRGEFEDYIKRTNPTGYNVTDAVNALPILAAH